The sequence AGCGGAGCTTAACTTTTTCATGCCTTCGAGACGGGCCGTCATAATAGTCTTCGACAGTCTCGGTATCGGCGAGCTTCCCGATGCCGCCGAGTATAACGACTCCGGCTCAAACACATTATCCAACATTGCAAAGGCAGCAGGGCCGCTTCATCTAAAGACGCTCTCTTCAATGGGGCTTGGCCTGATAGAAGGGGTTAGCGGCATAGAAAAGGCCGCTTTGCCGACTGCTTCCTACGGCCGCATGGCTGAGGCATCAAAAGGCAAGGACACAACGACCGGGCACTGGGAGATGAGCGGCGTTATTTTAGAGAGCCCGCTTTGCACATTTCCAAACGGCTTTCCGGATGAGATACTTGAGCTCTTTAGCGAGGTGACCGGGTACGGCTGGCTCTGGGGCAAGGCTGCATCCGGCACAGAGATAATCGAGAGGCTTGGGGCAGAGCATTTAAAAACCGGCAAGCCAATTGTTTATACCTCTGCTGACAGTGTTTTTCAAGTTGCCGCGCATGAAGATGTTATTTCGACCAAGGCGTTGCATGAACTGTGCGTAAAGATGCGCGCAGCCCTTAC comes from Deltaproteobacteria bacterium and encodes:
- a CDS encoding phosphopentomutase, with the protein product MPSRRAVIIVFDSLGIGELPDAAEYNDSGSNTLSNIAKAAGPLHLKTLSSMGLGLIEGVSGIEKAALPTASYGRMAEASKGKDTTTGHWEMSGVILESPLCTFPNGFPDEILELFSEVTGYGWLWGKAASGTEIIERLGAEHLKTGKPIVYTSADSVFQVAAHEDVISTKALHELCVKMRAALTPYGIGRVIARPFVGAPGSFKRTKARKDFSLEPPGATMLDILKESGKDVVGIGKIPDIFVHKGFTKEVTASTNADVLKATALALDTTGDGLIFSNLVDFDMHYGHRNDAAGYARALEAADKGLEEVVKKLGQGDIMFITADHGCDPTTDR